In Candidatus Woesearchaeota archaeon, a single genomic region encodes these proteins:
- a CDS encoding signal peptidase I, with protein MRYLNTLILILIFSMGLITQSLLTQLFYVDMKSPFPVGFRGFSAPERLSPADHIKESDIGVYAHQVTIDVEGASWATFTNTNSMDPLLDETAHGIEIKPTSPDDISIGDVISYKSQSVGGYVIHRVIDKGEDEKGVYFILKGDNNPSEDPEKVRFEQVEGILVAIIY; from the coding sequence ATGAGATATCTCAACACCCTCATACTCATACTCATCTTTAGCATGGGGCTCATAACGCAATCTCTTCTCACACAACTCTTCTATGTAGATATGAAAAGCCCATTTCCCGTAGGATTCAGGGGTTTTAGCGCGCCAGAACGACTATCCCCTGCAGATCATATCAAGGAGTCAGATATTGGCGTCTACGCACACCAAGTAACAATTGACGTAGAAGGTGCATCATGGGCGACATTTACGAATACTAATTCCATGGATCCTCTCCTAGATGAAACAGCACACGGCATAGAAATCAAACCTACATCTCCTGATGATATAAGCATAGGTGATGTCATCTCCTACAAATCACAAAGCGTGGGAGGATATGTCATTCATAGAGTGATAGATAAAGGAGAAGATGAAAAAGGAGTATACTTTATTCTTAAAGGAGATAACAACCCTTCAGAAGATCCTGAAAAAGTGCGTTTTGAACAAGTTGAAGGGATCCTTGTAGCAATCATTTATTAA